The following proteins come from a genomic window of Nothobranchius furzeri strain GRZ-AD chromosome 1, NfurGRZ-RIMD1, whole genome shotgun sequence:
- the tymp gene encoding thymidine phosphorylase, producing MPLLLLQTPEQVAMLSIPDLIKKKRDGGELSDEEIKLFIRAVTSKTMQDSQIGAMLMAVWLKGMVSTEIQTLTKEMMSSGQVMSWPDKWKGLTVDKHSTGGVGDKVSLVLAPALAACGCKVPMISGRGLAHTGGTLDKLESIPGFNTQQSADQIRDILASVGCCIVGQTEMLVPADRVLYALRDATSTVDSLPLITGSIISKKGAESLSALVLDVKFGRAALYKDLQGAKQLAQMLVEAGNRVGIKTAAVLSRMDGTIGRCVGNSLEVLESLETLKGNGPADLMELVNTLGGLLLLMTGVVSSLSEGKKKISEAVIGGQALSKFEAMMVAQGVAMETARSLCSAHTDYYSILRKAQQQLDLTVPADGVVVDLDGLVLAQVLHKLGAGRSRAGEPINHSVGAELLVSPGQRVKKGESWLRLHYDHPVPDQVALLQKALRVGKDNKAAEGESSLVAELLLPNEAHTL from the exons GTTGCCATGCTATCCATCCCAGATCTGATCAAAAAGAAGAGAGATGGAGGAGAGCTGAGTGATGAAGAGATCAAGCTCTTCATCAGGGCCGTCACATCTAAAACTATGCAGGACAGTCAGATAG GGGCCATGCTGATGGCTGTTTGGCTAAAAGGGATGGTTTCCACGGAGATTCAGACCCTGACTAAAGAGATGATGTCATCAGGTCAAGTGATGTCATGGCCGGACAAGTGGAAAGGGTTGACTGTGGACAAACACTCGACGGGGGGAGTTGGGGACAAAGTGAGCCTGGTGTTAGCACCGGCACTAGCTGCCTGCGGATGTAAG GTGCCAATGATTAGTGGGCGGGGCTTGGCTCACACAGGAGGGACTCTGGACAAACTGGAATCAATTCCAGGATTTAACACGCAGCAGTCAGCTGATCAG ATTCGAGATATCTTGGCCTCAGTGGGCTGCTGCATCGTCGGTCAGACAGAGATGCTGGTTCCTGCTGACCGAGTTCTGTACGCGCTGCGAGACGCAACCAGCACCGTGGACAGCCTGCCGCTCATTACTG GTTCAATTATCTCAAAGAAAGGAGCCGAGTCTCTGTCTGCTCTGGTGCTGGATGTGAAGTTTGGACGTGCTGCTCTGTACAAAGACCTGCAGGGTGCCAAACAGCTGGCACAGATGTTG GTAGAAGCCGGTAACAGAGTGGGCATTAAAACAGCAGCTGTGCTGAGTCGTATGGACGGGACCATTGGTCGATGTGTGGGAAACAGCCTGGAGGTGCTGGAATCCCTGGAAACGCTGAAGGGGAACGGGCCCGCTGACCTGATGGAGCTGGTCAACACGCTGG GTGGGCTGCTGTTGCTGATGACTGGTGTGGTCTCCAGCCTATCAGAGGGCAAAAAGAAGATTTCAGAGGCTGTGATTGGTGGACAGGCCTTGTCTAAATTTGAGGCCATGATGGTGGCTCAGggtgttgccatggagacagCCAGATCCCTTTGCTCCGCCCACACGGACTACTACAGCATCCTGAGGAAAGCGCAGCAACAGCTGGACCTGACGGTTCCTGCAGATG GTGTCGTCGTGGACCTGGACGGCttagttctggctcaggttcttcaCAAGCTGGGGGCGGGGCGATCACGAGCAGGAGAGCCCATCAATCACAGCGTGGGGGCGGAGCTACTGGTGTCACCGGGTCAGCGCGTCAAGAAAG GTGAGTCCTGGTTGCGTCTTCACTACGACCATCCGGTTCCAGATCAGGTGGCTCTTCTGCAGAAAGCTTTGAGGGTTGGAAAGGACAACAAAGCAGCGGAAGGAGAGTCTTCTCTGgtggcagagctgctgctgcccaaTGAGGCGCACACTTTGTGA
- the lsm8 gene encoding LSM8 homolog, U6 small nuclear RNA associated: MSTALESYINRTVAIVTSDGRMIVGTLKGFDQTINLILDESHERVFSSNQGVEQVVLGLYIVRGDNVAVIGEIDEETDSTLDLGNIRAEPLNSVVH; the protein is encoded by the exons ATGTCCACCGCGCTGGAGAGCTACATCAACC GAACTGTTGCCATCGTCACCTCAGACGGGAGGATGATCGTG GGCACTTTGAAGGGCTTTGATCAGACCATCAACCTGATCCTGGATGAGAGCCACGAGCGCGTGTTCAGCTCCAACCAGGGGGTGGAGCAGGTGGTGCTGGGCCTCTACATCGTTAGAGGAGACAACGT CGCCGTGATCGGGGAGATTGATGAGGAGACCGACTCCACGCTGGATTTAGGGAACATCAGAGCTGAGCCGCTCAACTCTGTTGTACACTGA